A window of the Calliopsis andreniformis isolate RMS-2024a unplaced genomic scaffold, iyCalAndr_principal scaffold0211, whole genome shotgun sequence genome harbors these coding sequences:
- the LOC143187745 gene encoding uncharacterized protein LOC143187745: MESDTQNTQNQISATFDRCLKIGEQALQQETRTPSPLEKSHQEAVQETTQEEWTITIGPPRMGPVQLRVPEHIPRTTRRYRCTVPGGRYALRWDREQRLTSLLWRPAVDPPTPRGQEKSTAPAAAASQAGGRTPNRPRPKAREDNRQQAQAPTTSRALVAARPSPIASRTRRPPRPQGPTLEELTRAAVGIAVETSMRLLQQQQQLHPQQSASPPAHKRQRR; encoded by the exons ATGGAAAGCGACACACAAAACACGCAGAACCAAATCTCGGCGACCTTTGATCgctgtttgaagattggggagcagGCTCTCCAGCAAGAGACGCGTACACCCTCGCCACTGGAGAAGTCGCACCAGGAAGCAGTACAAGAAACCACTCAAGAGGAGTGGACAATAACCATCGGCCCACCAAGAATGGGCCCAGTACAGCTCAGGGTGCCGGAGCACATTCCGCGCACCACGCGGCGGTATCGCTGCACCGTCCCAGGAGGGCGGTACGCCCTCAGATGGGACCGGGAGCAGCGATTAACTTCACTGCTTTGGCGGCCGGCGGTGGACCCCCCAACGCCGAGAGGCCAAGAAAAGAGTACCGCCCCCGCGGCTGCAGCGAGCCAAGCGGGCGGGAGGACGCCCAACAGGCCCCGACCAAAGGCGAGGGAGGATAACCGTCAACAGGCACAAGCACCGACGACATCCAGGGCCTTGGTGGCGGCTAGGCCCTCCCCGATTGCCAGCCGCACCCGGCGACCACCCCGGCCTCAAGGACCGACGTTAGAGGAGCTGACGCGCGCAGCAGTCGGCATCGCGGTGGAAACCTCGATGCGGCTgctgcagcaacagcagcagctacACCCGCAGCAGAGCGCGTCTCCACCAGCGCATAA acgtcaacgtcgctaa
- the LOC143187744 gene encoding uncharacterized protein LOC143187744 — translation MSNPVKEQLTLPALEVEMEDIQSRIRGMTRLVTNLKKKGRNNYTISLLKQKLEYVTDVWRDIQERVKQLKKEVPDSKRKVIPFFGESTMDDAEDAFHEAQNFLMTELDSLIQEKESAGFGNPGNTAGAGATGQPSTLELPKQNLPRFSGDPRKWCHFADLFTASIIKDQRLSDAQRLQYLNGCLEGEALASIATLEIADRNFKPAWDTLTEQFGNPRRMVLQLLATFTKLKPIRTGDIESLQQVTVGWKQTLAALQKLGRKVEHYSDVLVILIKSKLDQSLEWEWEGTQKLNQEIPSFNEMLDFLREQEHRLHVLINPVQKQAVDPTSKPRIRQHNAVVESSPGPTLECTFCGLTHGITTCKKFKLLTPELRFHYIKANQSCINCLASTHTVARCPKNAACTKCSKKHHTILHFDAPQVGTGNRRSTKKPQQGQREAGRSNVSAREPANVNTKSRASTSSADVTSHCSATESGTPAVFLATANVRVTGKGGTTRIARALIDQGSEASFISANLANDLRLARRKTPATVTGLGGGKAQDIKYSVDIEFGSTRCTEEAFRTSAYVVSRITSYAPPSVHVPEYTALRELTLADPDPASDRPIEVLIGAGTYASIIRPGLRRFGKRGPIAQETALGWILSGPVDAATSSPNPVRTLHCTVLESLDKAIRRFWEIEEIPSKLVNTKAEDECEEYFAKTVARDATGRFIVRLPFNHENPDELLGESLPIALSALTRLRKKLDLDPTLMREYSEFLTEYESLSHMTRLEFLDKTRLYIPHRAVVRTESATTKLRVVFNASSKTAGGRSLNDILHVGPKLQNDITAVLTRWRLYQYVLVADIEKMFRQILVAAEDRRFQCIVWRTPETERNIAFELKTVTYGTACAPYLSMRTLLELKKQDGDRFPLAAPILEKDVYVDDVFMGAPDKLLLEQIRKQTCELLQQGGFNLRKWAGNSPDLLGNIPHSSHSHAVDLDLFDNSELKVLGLRWIPSGDFFYFNLQRFQPSATPITKRTLFSEIAKLYDPLGWLSPVVIRAKTLMQSQWLEKIQWDEQVSAETLKMWNTFCADWSRLNQWKLPRWIRYGADTTSVELHGFCDASLAAYSAVTYLRVTTIDNGVFTSLLMAKTRVAPIKTQSIPVLELNGAVLLAELILHVRDSLAMKIDRVVCWTDSTIALAWLKKHPSTWKVIVANRVSKIQTALPNAEWRYVPTRSNPADLNSRGIDAAEFLQSNLWTFGPTWLSEAEAQWPAIPASVETDESKRVAHAHVATPKPEWDFLFRFQSWRKLLRVTAYCLRWRRPSRVNQRSNAGQVIEAAEMRNAAERLARHIQGSHFAEEYRCLKNHRSIPVKSPLKSLNPFLDDKDVLRVGGRLENATLAWETKHPIILPKHYVSTLIIRQCHVDTLHGGLQLTLHTVRQNYWILGCRNAAKTVVNKCMRCVRWRGNTSTQIMQHLTPERCRPSRAFDNCGVDYAGPYRVRDSAGRGKTAHKAYIAVFVCYATRAVHIELVHDYTTSAFLAALDRFVARRGIPSCIFSDNGTNFVGADRELQQHCRAVFSATDTHNKCGAIGIQWRFNPPSAPHFGGMQEAGVKSVKHHLKRTLGEFTPTGEEMQTLLCKIEASLNSRPIAPLSDDPDDYASLTPGHFLTGGPLNAIPLQLPVDEPATTTGAEVERAK, via the exons ATGTCGAACCCCGTAAAGGAGCAGTTGACTCTTCCTGCCCTGGAGGTCGAGATGGAGGATATTCAGTCACGAATTCGGGGAATGACCCGACTCGTGACTAATCTGAAGAAAAAGGGGCGAAATAATTATACCATCTCTCTCCTCAAGCAGAAGTTGGAGTATGTAACTGACGTTTGGAGGGACATCCAAGAGCGAGTTAAACAGCTCAAAAAGGAGGTCCCTGACAGCAAACGGAAGGTCATACCCTTCTTCGGCGAGAGCACGATGGATGATGCAGAAGATGCGTTCCATGAAGCTCAGAACTTCCTGATGACGGAATTGGACAGCCTCATACAGGAAAAGGAATCGGCTGGATTCGGCAACCCCGGGAATACCGCGGGTGCCGGAGCAACCGGCCAGCCTAGTACGCTTGAGCTTCCCAAGCAGAATTTACCGAGATTTAGCGGAGATCCGCGAAAGTGGTGTCACTTTGCGGATCTGTTCACCGCCAGCATAATCAAAGATCAACGGTTGTCAGATGCGCAACGTTTGCAATATCTGAACGGCTGCTTGGAAGGAGAGGCACTCGCATCGATTGCCACGCTTGAAATTGCGGATCGCAATTTCAAGCCGGCGTGGGATACCCTGACCGAACAATTCGGGAACCCACGTCGCATGGTGCTTCAGCTTCTCGCAACATTCACGAAGCTGAAGCCGATCAGGACGGGCGACATAGAAAGCCTGCAACAGGTCACCGTCGGCTGGAAACAAACGCTCGCCGCGCTCCAGAAGCTGGGGCGCAAGGTAGAGCATTACAGCGACGTGTTGGTCATCCTGATAAAATCTAAGTTGGACCAATCCCTAGAATGGGAATGGGAGGGCACGCAAAAGCTCAACCAAGAAATCCCCTCATTTAATGAGATGTTGGATTTTCTCAGGGAGCAAGAGCACAGACTGCACGTGCTGATCAACCCGGTACAAAAACAAGCGGTTGACCCCACGTCAAAACCTCGCATACGGCAACATAACGCCGTAGTCGAAAGCTCTCCCGGTCCAACCTTGGAGTGTACATTCTGCGGACTGACGCACGGAATTACAACGTGCAAAAAGTTCAAGCTGCTCACGCCTGAATTGCGCTTCCATTATATTAAAGCGAATCAGTCGTGTATAAACTGTCTCGCTTCGACTCACACAGTCGCGCGCTGCCCTAAGAACGCAGCGTGTACAAAGTGCAGTAAGAAGCATCACACTATTCTGCACTTTGACGCACCACAAGTCGGCACAGGCAATCGTCGGTCGACGAAAAAGCCACAGCAGGGCCAGCGGGAAGCGGGACGGAGTAACGTCTCCGCACGTGAGCCCGCGAATGTAAACACGAAATCTCGTGCTTCTACATCAAGCGCCGACGTGACGTCGCACTGTAGTGCGACGGAGAGCGGAACACCAGCTGTGTTTCTGGCGACGGCAAATGTGCGAGTCACAGGAAAGGGAGGCACGACGCGCATCGCGCGTGCACTCATAGACCAGGGCTCGGAAGCCTCCTTCATTTCCGCGAACCTCGCAAATGACTTGCGACTCGCGAGAAGGAAAACCCCAGCCACAGTTACGGGCTTGGGGGGCGGAAAAGCCCAGGATATAAAATATAGCGTGGATATCGAGTTCGGTTCGACACGTTGCACTGAGGAGGCGTTCCGCACCAGTGCATACGTGGTGTCCCGAATCACCTCGTATGCCCCGCCGTCGGTTCACGTGCCGGAATACACCGCGTTGCGTGAACTGACACTCGCGGATCCTGACCCCGCTTCAGACCGCCCAATAGAGGTGCTGATCGGAGCTGGGACATATGCGAGTATCATTCGACCAGGGCTTCGGCGATTCGGTAAGCGAGGGCCGATCGCGCAGGAAACAGCTTTAGGCTGGATACTGTCAGGCCCGGTCGACGCAGCCACCTCTTCCCCAAACCCCGTGAGGACGCTGCATTGCACCGTCCTCGAATCGCTCGACAAAGCGATACGAAGGTTCTGGGAGATAGAGGAGATTCCCTCGAAATTGGTGAATACCAAGGCCGAGGACGAATGCGAAGAATACTTCGCAAAAACCGTCGCGCGAGACGCGACGGGACGATTCATCGTTCGGTTGCCCTTCAACCACGAAAACCCGGACGAGCTGTTGGGAGAATCTCTTCCAATAGCTCTCTCCGCGTTGACTAGGTTAAGGAAAAAACTGGACCTGGATCCAACCCTCATGAGGGAATACAGTGAGTTTCTCACTGAATATGAGTCGTTGAGTCATATGACTCGCCTAGAGTTCCTCGACAAGACACGACTCTACATTCCACATAGAGCGGTTGTTCGAACGGAAAGCGCTACGACGAAGCTGCGCGTCGTGTTTAACGCTTCCAGTAAAACAGCGGGCGGACGCTCGCTGAACGACATCCTCCACGTAGGACCGAAGCTACAGAACGATATCACCGCTGTATTAACGCGGTGGCGTCTGTATCAATACGTGCTAGTAGCAGATATAGAGAAAATGTTTCGACAAATTCTCGTAGCTGCAGAGGATCGTCGATTCCAATGCATCGTGTGGCGCACGCCAGAAACCGAACGAAATATAGCGTTCGAGTTAAAAACCGTGACCTACGGTACGGCGTGTGCCCCATATTTATCGATGCGAACGCTTCTCGAGCTGAAAAAACAGGACGGCGACCGCTTCCCGCTCGCCGCTCCTATCCTCGAGAAGGACGTCTATGTTGACGACGTGTTTATGGGAGCTCCGGACAAACTATTGTTGGAGCAAATCCGTAAACAAACGTGCGAGCTCTTACAGCAAGGTGGATTTAACCTTCGTAAGTGGGCTGGAAATTCGCCAGATTTATTAGGCAATATTCCACATAGCTCGCACTCCCACGCAGTCGACCTTGATTTGTTTGATAATTCCGAATTAAAGGTACTCGGTCTGCGATGGATTCCATCAGGAGACTTTTTCTACTTCAATCTGCAACGTTTCCAACCGTCTGCAACACCGATCACAAAGCGTACTTTGTTTTcggaaattgcaaaattatacGACCCTCTCGGCTGGCTTTCGCCAGTCGTGATTCGCGCGAAAACTTTAATGCAGTCCCAATGGCTGGAGAAAATCCAGTGGGACGAGCAAGTTTCCGCGGAAACGCTCAAAATGTGGAACACATTTTGTGCGGATTGGAGCAGATTGAACCAGTGGAAACTTCCCCGATGGATCCGTTATGGAGCCGACACGACTTCTGTGGAACTGCACGGATTTTGTGACGCATCGCTCGCAGCCTATTCGGCCGTCACTTATTTAAGAGTGACGACGATAGACAACGGTGTGTTTACATCGCTGTTGATGGCAAAAACGCGAGTGGCTCCAATAAAAACACAGTCGATCCCAGTTCTTGAATTGAACGGGGCCGTACTGCTAGCCGAGCTAATCTTGCACGTGAGAGACTCACTTGCAATGAAAATAGATCGTGTAGTCTGCTGGACAGACTCAACGATCGCTCTAGCTTGGCTGAAAAAACACCCATCGACCTGGAAGGTTATAGTGGCCAACCGAGTGTCGAAAATCCAAACGGCCCTCCCGAACGCGGAATGGCGTTACGTGCCGACCCGTTCGAACCCCGCGGATTTAAATTCGCGCGGGATCGACGCGGCAGAATTTCTGCAGTCGAACCTATGGACGTTTGGACCGACATGGCTGAGCGAAGCGGAAGCGCAATGGCCCGCCATACCCGCTTCCGTTGAGACCGATGAAAGCAAGCGCGTAGCGCATGCACACGTAGCAACTCCGAAGCCGGAATGGGATTTTCTGTTCCGTTTTCAATCATGGAGAAAACTGTTACGTGTAACGGCGTACTGTCTTCGTTGGCGAAGACCGTCGCGCGTCAATCAAAGGTCAAACGCCGGTCAAGTAATCGAGGCGGCAGAAATGCGTAACGCAGCTGAGCGCCTCGCACGCCATATACAGGGCTCGCATTTCGCAGAGGAATACCGATGCTTAAAAAATCATCGCAGTATCCCTGTGAAATCTCCCTTAAAAAGTCTCAACCCGTTCCTCGACGATAAGGACGTCCTGCGAGTCGGTGGAAGACTGGAGAATGCGACGCTTGCATGGGAAACCAAGCACCCGATAATACTGCCTAAGCATTATGTTTCGACATTAATAATTAGGCAGTGCCACGTAGATACGTTGCATGGGGGCTTGCAGTTGACCTTGCACACTGTCAGGCAAAATTATTGGATCCTCGGTTGTCGAAATGCAGCGAAAACCGTGGTCAACAAATGCATGCGATGCGTAAGGTGGCGAGGCAACACGTCCACGCAAATAATGCAGCATCTGACCCCGGAGCGCTGTCGCCCGTCAAGAGCATTCGACAATTGCGGAGTGGATTACGCGGGACCTTACCGTGTCCGCGACTCCGCGGGCCGAGGCAAAACAGCTCACAAAGCGTACATCGCGGTGTTTGTTTGTTACGCTACGAGGGCTGTCCATATCGAACTCGTCCATGACTACACGACGAGCGCGTTCTTAGCCGCACTCGATCGGTTTGTTGCACGACGAGGAATCCCGTCCTGCATTTTCAGTGACAATGGAACCAATTTCGTCGGTGCCGATCGAGAATTACAACAGCACTGTCGTGCAGTATTTTCTGCAACGGACACGCATAATAAATGCGGTGCTATCGGCATTCAGTGGCGGTTTAATCCACCCAGTGCCCCACACTTCGGTGGAATGCAGGAGGCCGGCGTGAAATCGGTGAAACACCATTTGAAACGCACGTTGGGAGAGTTCACACCCACGGGAGAGGAAATGCAGACGCTGCTCTGCAAGATCGAAGCGAGTCTTAACTCGCGACCGATCGCTCCCCTGAGTGACGACCCAGACGACTATGCGTCTCTTACGCCCGGTCACTTCCTGACAGGCGGACCACTAAATGCGATTCCGCTGCA GTTACCCGTGGATGAGCCCGCTACGACGACCGGCGCCGAGGTCGAGCGGGCAAAATAA